The genomic DNA ACTGCTCGGCTAATGAACATCGTCATCGCACAGGAGGGGGAGTTGGGCCACCTTCGCGACCGTCTCACGCAGGCGTTTCCGACCGCCGATGTCTCGGTCACGACCTCGACAGCGGCAACGCTCGAACAACTCGAGCAGCGACGCATCGACTGGCTCGTCGTCGACTCCGCCGACGCCGGGCTCTCCACCGATTACCTCACCACCGTTCACGACAGGGCGCCGGACTGTTCGGTCCTGCTCCTCGCAACGGAGCCACTCGACAGCCTCGTCGCGCCCGTCACACTCGAGGTCACCATCGTCCGTCCGGCGAGCGATGACCCCGATTCCCGGTCGGACCTGGCAGACCGTGTCGTCGATGCCATCCGACGGCGCACGGGCGACAGTCAGGCGCCGCTCGATTCACTGTTCGAGGCACACGCCCTCCCCATGCTCCTTATCGACCCGGAGACCGGCGCCATCATCGATGCGAACCGGGCCGCGGTCGCCTTCTATGGGTACACGATCGCCGAACTCACCGCGATGTCGATCGACGATATCAACACCCTCGACCCTGCCGAAGTGGCCGACCGGCGCCGCCAGGCCGCCGACTCGCCGGGCAAACAGTTCATCTTCGAGCACCGGACGAAATCCGGGGACCTCCGCATGGTCGAGGTCAACTCGACGTCCATCCAGTACGGTGACCGGACGGTCCTGTTCTCCATCATCCAGGACATCACCGCCCGGACGGAGGCCGAACACCATCTGCACAGCGCGAGGAACCACTACCAGCGCCTCGCCGAACAGAACGTCGTCGGCGTGTACGTCATCGAGGACGAGGTGTTCACCTACGTCAATCCGAAGATGGCCGAGATCTTCGGGACGACACCGGCGGCGATGATCGGGACCTCGGTCTTCGAGTACGTCGCCGCCACCGACAGGGACCGGGTCCGCAGCCGTCTCGCTGCACGGGAAACCGGGGACCAGGACTCGGTCCATTACACGTTCGCGGGCGAACGCACTGACGGGGAGCCGCTGGTCCTGGAGGCTCACGGGGGGCGGGTCGAGACACCGGACGGCGTCCAGATCATCGGCACGCTGCTGGACATCACGGAACGTGAGGCCCAGGAGAGTGAACTCCGACGGCTCTCGCAGGCCCTCGAGTACGCAGCGCCGGCCGTCTACATCACGAACGCCGACTCCATCATCGAGTACGTGAACCCGGCGTTCGAGCGCATCACCGGCTACACCGAAGCGGAGGCGCTCGGCGAGACCCCGGCGATCATCAACTCCGGCCGGATGAGCGACGACTACTACCGACGGCTCTACCGGACCCTCCAGCGTGGCGAGGTGTGGGAGGAATCGATCATCGATCGGCGAAAGAACGGCGAGCTGTACTACGCGTACCAGACGATCGCCCCGTATCTCGACGAGGACGGGGTGGTCGAGGGCTACGTCGCGATCCAGTCGGACGTGACCGACGAGCGCATCAACCACCAGGTGATCGAGGTCTATCAGCGGATCCTCCGGCACAACCTGCGGAACAAACTGAACATCATTCGTGGCCATACGGAGCTCATGGAGCCGGCGGTGCTGGAGACGCCCCTCGAAGAGCACGTCGAGGCGATCGACCGGGCCGCCGCGACACTGGCGGAGCTGAGCGAGAAAGCCTA from Haloglomus litoreum includes the following:
- a CDS encoding PAS domain-containing sensor histidine kinase; this encodes MNIVIAQEGELGHLRDRLTQAFPTADVSVTTSTAATLEQLEQRRIDWLVVDSADAGLSTDYLTTVHDRAPDCSVLLLATEPLDSLVAPVTLEVTIVRPASDDPDSRSDLADRVVDAIRRRTGDSQAPLDSLFEAHALPMLLIDPETGAIIDANRAAVAFYGYTIAELTAMSIDDINTLDPAEVADRRRQAADSPGKQFIFEHRTKSGDLRMVEVNSTSIQYGDRTVLFSIIQDITARTEAEHHLHSARNHYQRLAEQNVVGVYVIEDEVFTYVNPKMAEIFGTTPAAMIGTSVFEYVAATDRDRVRSRLAARETGDQDSVHYTFAGERTDGEPLVLEAHGGRVETPDGVQIIGTLLDITEREAQESELRRLSQALEYAAPAVYITNADSIIEYVNPAFERITGYTEAEALGETPAIINSGRMSDDYYRRLYRTLQRGEVWEESIIDRRKNGELYYAYQTIAPYLDEDGVVEGYVAIQSDVTDERINHQVIEVYQRILRHNLRNKLNIIRGHTELMEPAVLETPLEEHVEAIDRAAATLAELSEKAYIARHVLEVDDETPASNLVEVLAREQDVLGDQYPDATLVLEAPDELWVYGAGRVEVCVREVLENAIIHNDTSAPRVEAELRVDETESMAELVIRDTGPGLTDLDRKPIELGGETSLLHAEGIGLWVVNWVMTSLGGEVEFADNDPRGLVVTLRFPYVDDAAE